From one Rosa rugosa chromosome 4, drRosRugo1.1, whole genome shotgun sequence genomic stretch:
- the LOC133706707 gene encoding transcription factor MYB106-like produces MGKSRTLTNSTATTSEIKRGPWTPQEDKKLFAFIQQHGHGSWRSLPEKAGLQRCGKSCRLRWRNYLNPAIKRGNFSLQEDQTIIQLHALLGNRWSAIAANLPRRTDNEIKNYWNTHLKKRLAKIGFDPVTHRPKTAILASANGDPKNLSNLSHIAQWESARLQAEARFVRQSKLLKPASPAPQCLDFNLRTWETLMMSKSLAAGGGGGDEAGGVGRATNVVQEVGSFGNFDGVLGNNGRQFEAPKLTISSAPDFNEVSEESGTDEYGDLFETLLPQESYNNTGFDVVDAWTLEQCNDISADYQNVIMSGPGG; encoded by the exons ATGGGGAAGTCCCGAACGTTAACTAACAGCACTGCTACGACTTCGGAGATAAAAAGAGGGCCATGGACTCCGCAAGAGGACAAGAAGCTCTTTGCTTTCATTCAACAACATGGCCATGGAAGCTGGCGGTCCTTGCCCGAGAAAGctg GTTTACAAAGATGTGGGAAGAGCTGCAGGCTAAGATGGAGAAACTACCTAAACCCTGCTATTAAGAGAGGAAATTTCAGTTTGCAGGAAGACCAGACCATCATTCAGCTTCATGCACTTCTCGGCAACAG GTGGTCAGCCATAGCTGCGAACTTACCAAGGAGAACAGACAATGAGATAAAGAACTACTGGAACACTCATCTAAAGAAGAGGTTAGCCAAGATAGGGTTTGATCCTGTAACCCACAGGCCCAAGACCGCCATCCTTGCCTCTGCTAATGGCGACCCGAAGAACCTCTCAAACCTCAGCCACATAGCTCAGTGGGAAAGTGCTAGGCTTCAAGCAGAAGCTAGATTTGTGAGACAGTCAAAACTACTCAAACCAGCATCACCAGCACCACAGTGCCTTGACTTCAATTTAAGAACATGGGAAACCCTAATGATGTCAAAGTCATTAGCTGCAGGCGGTGGAGGTGGCGACGAAGCCGGTGGTGTTGGTCGTGCAACTAATGTTGTTCAAGAGGTTGGTTCATTCGGTAATTTTGACGGTGTACTTGGTAATAATGGTAGACAGTTTGAGGCCCCAAAATTAACCATATCATCAGCTCCGGATTTCAATGAAGTTTCAGAGGAGAGTGGTACTGATGAATACGGTGACCTATTTGAGACACTACTACCCCAGGAGAGCTACAATAATACCGGGTTTGATGTCGTGGATGCTTGGACTTTGGAACAATGTAATGATATCAGTGCAGACTATCAAAATGTGATCATGAGCGGGCCGGGGGGTTGA